One genomic window of bacterium includes the following:
- a CDS encoding iron ABC transporter permease: protein MPARAAFRWRVAVDPGHAALMAILLAILGVFVVLPIGVVLKVALTGAEGGVTLSHLARFFHTPLYVESLVNSLVAGLWTVAIGTVLALPLAFIVARYDFPGRMLVVTLATLPLVIPPFVGAIALMQIFGRAGTVTLLFQDLLGLRLNIMEGLRGIILAQALHFFPFIFLTVTTALMNVDRSLEEMGQMMGARGWRLQRRVVFPLVLPSYAAGALLTFVKAVDDIGTPFILNFKNMLGPQAYLRITTVGRDDVDGYVICVVMVVISIICVLASNWIVSRREYATLQTGARSPEGGRTLTGWRLAGVLGLCAAIIGAGLIPHLGVVVLSFSKVWSLSYLPSAYTLGNYTEIFLRAPRFVVNTLVYSVGAALLSVVLAAAIAYLLQRGRVPGKGLLDWIAMMPIALPGVVVGVGFLRVFYGINLPWIDQPLAATWVIFVLAYMVRRLPYALRASHAALHQVHPSLEDAAGIAGAPRLRAFRRVVLPLILGGVIAGGVLVFVTAAVEFSATIILVSRIEQSPLSYGIYIYSQSALGRGSAAALGVVAIVIVALGTYLANRLSGRGRMAFTL from the coding sequence ATGCCGGCCCGCGCAGCGTTCAGGTGGCGGGTGGCCGTGGACCCCGGACACGCCGCCTTGATGGCGATCCTGCTGGCCATCCTGGGTGTGTTCGTCGTCCTGCCGATCGGCGTGGTCCTGAAGGTCGCGCTCACCGGCGCCGAGGGAGGGGTAACGCTCTCCCACCTGGCGCGGTTCTTCCATACCCCGCTCTACGTGGAGTCGCTGGTCAACAGTCTGGTGGCAGGCCTGTGGACGGTGGCCATCGGCACCGTGCTGGCGCTCCCGCTGGCGTTCATCGTCGCCCGGTACGACTTCCCGGGCCGGATGCTGGTGGTCACGCTCGCCACCCTCCCGCTGGTCATCCCGCCCTTCGTGGGCGCGATCGCGCTGATGCAGATCTTCGGCCGCGCCGGGACCGTGACGCTGCTGTTCCAGGACCTGCTCGGCCTGCGCCTCAACATCATGGAGGGCCTGCGCGGGATCATCCTGGCGCAGGCGCTCCACTTCTTCCCGTTCATCTTCCTGACGGTGACCACCGCGCTGATGAACGTGGACCGGTCGTTGGAAGAGATGGGGCAGATGATGGGCGCGCGCGGCTGGCGGCTGCAGCGCCGGGTGGTGTTCCCGCTGGTGCTGCCGTCCTACGCCGCGGGTGCGCTGCTGACTTTCGTGAAGGCCGTGGACGACATCGGCACGCCGTTCATCCTGAACTTCAAGAACATGCTCGGACCGCAGGCCTACCTGCGCATCACCACCGTGGGCCGGGACGACGTGGACGGCTACGTGATCTGCGTCGTCATGGTCGTCATCTCGATCATCTGCGTGCTGGCCTCGAACTGGATCGTCTCCCGCCGCGAGTACGCCACGCTCCAGACCGGAGCGCGCTCGCCCGAAGGCGGCCGGACGCTGACCGGGTGGCGGCTGGCCGGGGTGCTGGGCCTGTGCGCCGCGATCATCGGCGCCGGGCTGATCCCGCACCTGGGCGTGGTAGTGCTGTCGTTCAGCAAGGTGTGGAGTCTCAGCTACCTGCCCAGCGCCTACACGCTGGGGAACTACACCGAGATCTTCCTGCGCGCCCCACGCTTCGTGGTCAACACCCTGGTCTACAGCGTGGGCGCCGCGCTGCTGAGCGTGGTGCTGGCCGCGGCGATCGCCTACCTGCTTCAGCGCGGCCGGGTTCCGGGCAAGGGGCTGCTCGACTGGATTGCCATGATGCCGATCGCCCTGCCCGGCGTCGTGGTGGGCGTAGGCTTCCTGCGCGTCTTCTACGGTATCAATCTCCCCTGGATAGACCAGCCCCTGGCGGCCACCTGGGTGATCTTCGTGCTGGCCTACATGGTACGGCGGCTCCCCTACGCGCTGCGCGCCAGCCACGCGGCGCTGCACCAGGTGCACCCGTCGCTCGAAGACGCCGCCGGGATTGCCGGCGCGCCTCGGCTGCGGGCGTTCCGCCGGGTGGTGCTCCCGCTCATCCTGGGCGGCGTGATCGCCGGCGGCGTGCTGGTTTTCGTGACCGCGGCGGTTGAGTTCAGCGCCACGATCATCCTGGTCAGCCGGATTGAGCAGAGCCCGCTGTCCTACGGGATCTACATCTACTCCCAGAGCGCGCTCGGACGGGGCTCCGCCGCGGCGCTTGGGGTCGTTGCGATCGTGATCGTGGCGCTGGGCACGTACCTTGCGAACCGGCTGAGCGGCCGGGGCAGGATGGCGTTCACCCTGTAG
- a CDS encoding extracellular solute-binding protein → MRTVMRSVTLLTVLVTSAAGLVSLPARTFAQSQQVAVITSFPKELFDAYKAAFEKANPGWTMAVVPKPTSAAITHVRERAARPDVDVFWASAVDAFFFLKANNLIERYAPPAEFRRGIPEKVAGFPINDPDGFFHGFAVSGYGIMWNKTYLTRNRLPAPKEWDDLIKPVYFGHLVITAPSRSGTTHLTVETILQGYGWQKGWELLIQMGGSMGAITERSFGVPEAVIAGHYGIGVVIDFFGLSAIASGQPIDFVYPSLTSVVPANVAMIKGGPNPEGARRFINFLLSDEGQRLLFKPEIARLPVRTTLYAEAPKGIPNPFKMQAGVQFNADLSADRYNVTNRMYDQIITFRHTDLKKAWEAIYRAERAVETARAVGRDVTEAERLLIQARASARYVHVSEKMAAEVSGGMERDAAYRSAKEREWGEVARTSYARALQQANQVEELARRR, encoded by the coding sequence GTGAGAACCGTTATGCGCAGCGTGACGCTGCTCACCGTGCTCGTCACATCCGCCGCTGGGCTCGTCTCCCTCCCGGCACGGACCTTTGCCCAGTCCCAGCAGGTGGCGGTAATCACTTCATTCCCCAAGGAGTTGTTTGACGCCTACAAGGCCGCGTTCGAGAAGGCCAACCCCGGGTGGACGATGGCCGTCGTCCCCAAGCCCACCTCGGCGGCCATCACGCACGTGCGCGAGCGGGCGGCGCGGCCTGACGTGGACGTCTTCTGGGCCAGCGCCGTGGACGCGTTCTTCTTCTTGAAGGCCAACAACCTCATCGAGCGGTACGCCCCGCCGGCGGAGTTCCGGCGCGGCATTCCCGAGAAGGTGGCCGGGTTCCCTATCAACGATCCGGACGGGTTCTTTCACGGGTTCGCGGTGAGCGGCTACGGCATCATGTGGAACAAGACCTACCTGACGCGCAACCGCCTGCCCGCGCCCAAGGAATGGGATGATCTCATCAAGCCTGTGTACTTTGGCCACCTGGTCATCACCGCCCCGAGCCGCAGCGGCACCACCCACCTGACCGTTGAGACGATCCTGCAGGGGTACGGCTGGCAGAAGGGCTGGGAGCTGCTCATCCAGATGGGCGGCAGCATGGGAGCGATCACTGAACGTTCGTTCGGAGTGCCCGAGGCCGTGATCGCCGGGCACTACGGCATAGGCGTCGTGATTGACTTCTTCGGGCTCTCGGCCATCGCATCCGGGCAGCCGATAGATTTCGTCTATCCCTCCCTGACGTCGGTGGTGCCGGCCAACGTCGCCATGATCAAGGGCGGGCCGAACCCCGAAGGCGCCCGCCGGTTTATCAACTTCCTGCTGAGCGACGAAGGCCAGCGCCTGCTCTTCAAGCCCGAGATCGCGCGGCTGCCCGTGCGGACCACGCTCTACGCCGAGGCGCCCAAGGGTATTCCCAACCCGTTCAAGATGCAGGCCGGCGTCCAGTTCAACGCCGATCTCTCGGCGGACCGCTACAACGTCACCAACCGGATGTACGACCAGATCATCACGTTCCGCCACACCGATCTGAAGAAGGCCTGGGAGGCGATCTACCGCGCCGAGCGCGCAGTGGAGACCGCAAGGGCGGTCGGTCGTGACGTCACCGAGGCGGAGCGGCTGCTGATCCAGGCGCGGGCATCGGCGCGCTACGTGCACGTGAGCGAGAAGATGGCGGCCGAGGTCAGCGGCGGCATGGAGCGCGACGCGGCCTACCGAAGCGCCAAGGAGCGCGAGTGGGGTGAGGTGGCGCGGACCTCCTATGCCCGAGCACTGCAACAGGCCAACCAGGTTGAGGAGCTCGCAAGGCGCCGCTAG
- a CDS encoding cation:proton antiporter gives MTEGVFFRDLALLLIAAVVGGFLAQWLRQPAFVGYIVGGLLITALAGPRISGTATFHLFAEFGVVLLMFALGVEFSLRELWRVRALAFFGAPFGVAVIIGLTAALMVAAGLPVATGLVTGLALAVCSTMALAKLLAERGDLNGPVGRVSIGISLSQDGVVIAAFFLIPALASAQGTPVAGLLIAMVQAAAVLAAFFLLADRLVPALLGRIAHAQNTELFVLVAVTIGIGTAALSAGLGLSLALGAFLAGLIISESEYTTETLARVLPLRDLFVAVFFVSIGMLIDVRSLLERPVLLLQMVGIVLLAKVVVWTGVTLAFRSPLPVALAVGIGQTQIGEFSFLIAQLGRTAGLLSAEVYSAVLATSLVTLVVNALIFRRSRPLERWTDRWATAPAAEPARRAPAVLIAGYGRVGSTVGEALESFNVPFAVVDFSPVVVRALRSRGIAAVLGDAANEIALREAGAPGVRLVVLAIPDTVKAALAARRVLGLNPEAAVIARAHSRDDREGLLAEGVSEVILPEVEAGMTLVDHALHRLAVPPQAVRTYLRRLRELERPGVRAFEGVSGVALLQAATVRIVEGPLAHQSLRRTRIRERTGVTVVGIERTGKEPHWNPPPDTVLLPGDRVTVVGLLDQIERFRRVNAGAEE, from the coding sequence ATGACAGAAGGCGTCTTCTTCCGCGACCTGGCCCTTCTGCTCATCGCGGCGGTTGTGGGTGGATTCCTGGCGCAGTGGCTGAGGCAGCCGGCGTTCGTGGGCTACATAGTGGGCGGGCTGCTGATCACCGCGCTTGCAGGCCCCAGGATCTCCGGTACCGCCACGTTCCACCTGTTCGCCGAGTTCGGCGTGGTGCTGCTCATGTTTGCACTGGGCGTAGAGTTCTCGCTGCGCGAGCTCTGGAGGGTCCGCGCCCTGGCGTTCTTCGGCGCGCCGTTTGGGGTGGCGGTGATCATCGGCCTCACGGCCGCCTTAATGGTCGCGGCCGGACTACCCGTTGCCACCGGTCTGGTCACCGGCCTGGCGCTGGCGGTCTGCAGCACGATGGCCCTGGCGAAGCTGCTGGCGGAACGCGGAGACCTAAACGGGCCGGTGGGTAGGGTCTCTATCGGCATCTCGCTCTCCCAGGACGGGGTGGTCATCGCCGCGTTCTTCCTCATCCCCGCGCTGGCGTCAGCGCAGGGCACGCCCGTGGCAGGTCTCTTGATTGCCATGGTGCAGGCGGCGGCGGTACTGGCCGCGTTCTTCCTGCTGGCCGATCGGCTGGTCCCTGCGCTGCTCGGGCGGATCGCACACGCTCAGAACACCGAGTTGTTCGTGCTGGTGGCGGTGACGATCGGTATAGGCACCGCAGCGCTCTCAGCGGGTCTCGGGCTCTCGCTGGCGCTCGGCGCATTCCTGGCCGGACTGATCATCAGCGAGTCGGAGTACACCACGGAAACGCTGGCCCGCGTGCTGCCGCTACGCGACCTTTTCGTCGCCGTATTCTTCGTTTCGATCGGAATGCTGATAGATGTGCGGTCGCTCCTGGAACGGCCCGTCCTGCTGCTGCAGATGGTAGGGATCGTGCTGCTGGCCAAGGTCGTTGTCTGGACAGGGGTGACGCTGGCGTTTCGGAGCCCGCTCCCGGTCGCCCTGGCCGTTGGGATAGGCCAGACCCAGATAGGCGAGTTCTCGTTCTTGATCGCCCAGTTGGGGCGGACGGCAGGCCTGCTCTCGGCGGAAGTGTACAGCGCCGTGCTGGCGACATCGCTGGTGACCCTGGTGGTCAACGCGCTGATCTTCAGGCGCAGCCGGCCATTGGAGCGCTGGACGGACCGATGGGCGACGGCGCCCGCGGCCGAGCCCGCAAGGCGAGCGCCCGCGGTGCTCATCGCCGGATACGGCCGCGTCGGGAGCACTGTTGGAGAAGCGCTCGAGAGCTTCAACGTCCCGTTTGCGGTGGTGGACTTCAGCCCTGTCGTCGTACGGGCTCTGAGGAGCCGCGGCATCGCGGCCGTGCTGGGAGACGCGGCGAACGAGATAGCCCTGCGCGAGGCCGGCGCGCCGGGCGTCCGGCTGGTGGTGCTGGCCATCCCCGACACCGTCAAGGCCGCGCTGGCAGCCCGCCGGGTACTCGGCTTGAACCCGGAGGCCGCGGTCATCGCGCGGGCCCACTCGCGGGACGACCGAGAGGGGTTGCTGGCAGAGGGGGTCAGCGAGGTCATCCTTCCGGAAGTCGAGGCAGGGATGACGCTCGTGGACCATGCCCTGCACCGCCTGGCCGTGCCCCCGCAGGCGGTGCGCACCTACCTCCGGCGGCTGCGTGAGCTGGAGCGGCCGGGCGTGCGGGCGTTCGAAGGCGTATCCGGGGTCGCTCTGCTACAGGCGGCAACGGTGCGGATCGTCGAGGGACCCCTCGCGCACCAGTCGCTGCGGCGCACACGAATCAGGGAGCGCACCGGCGTGACGGTGGTCGGCATCGAGCGGACCGGAAAAGAGCCCCATTGGAACCCGCCGCCTGATACCGTCCTCCTGCCTGGCGACCGGGTAACGGTGGTTGGGCTGCTCGATCAGATCGAGCGCTTCCGCCGGGTCAACGCCGGTGCGGAGGAGTAG
- a CDS encoding MBL fold metallo-hydrolase → MRIIPLVLPTPYPVGPVNAYLLPGPPVTLVDCGPKTPEALAALRDGLEQAGCGLGRIERLIITHGHLDHFGLAATVAAESGAEVCAHRADLPKLGGDRAFVEPMRALMREAGFPSAVAEALLEALRRYRGQFDPITPACLLNDGDLLPLADGALEVLHTPGHAQGHICLRNGGAMISGDLLLEEISPNPLVELDGSGCRIRTLPALLRSLQRIIALEPAITYPGHGDPIPEPAWRARELLLHHEARKDRLAQMLAGRAWTLREIAAAWFPGLSPTNLILGLSEVLGHLDLIEEAGRLAIEQRDGVLHYTLEPPPTVPQSGLKSSPT, encoded by the coding sequence ATGCGAATCATACCCCTCGTCCTGCCCACCCCATACCCGGTCGGTCCGGTCAACGCCTACCTGCTGCCCGGCCCGCCGGTGACGCTGGTGGACTGCGGACCCAAGACCCCTGAAGCACTCGCAGCGCTACGGGATGGCCTGGAACAGGCAGGGTGCGGCCTGGGGCGGATAGAGCGCCTGATAATCACCCACGGCCACCTGGATCACTTTGGGCTGGCTGCCACCGTGGCCGCCGAGAGCGGAGCGGAGGTGTGCGCCCACAGGGCCGACCTCCCCAAGCTCGGAGGGGATCGCGCGTTCGTGGAACCGATGCGGGCCCTGATGCGCGAAGCCGGGTTCCCATCCGCCGTGGCGGAGGCCCTTCTGGAGGCGCTGCGGAGGTACCGCGGCCAGTTCGATCCCATCACACCGGCGTGCCTGCTCAACGACGGCGACCTGCTTCCCCTGGCAGACGGCGCGCTGGAAGTCCTGCACACCCCGGGCCACGCGCAGGGACACATCTGCCTTCGGAACGGCGGCGCGATGATCTCGGGCGACCTGCTGCTCGAGGAGATAAGCCCGAATCCACTGGTGGAGCTCGACGGCAGCGGGTGCCGGATCCGGACCCTTCCGGCGCTGCTGCGCTCGCTGCAGCGCATCATAGCACTGGAGCCTGCGATCACCTACCCGGGACACGGCGATCCCATTCCAGAGCCTGCGTGGCGGGCTCGCGAGCTCCTGCTCCACCACGAGGCACGGAAGGACCGCCTGGCGCAGATGCTTGCCGGACGTGCATGGACGCTCCGTGAGATCGCCGCTGCTTGGTTTCCCGGCCTCAGTCCGACCAACCTGATCCTGGGACTGTCCGAGGTGCTGGGCCACCTGGACCTGATCGAAGAAGCGGGCCGCCTGGCGATCGAGCAACGTGACGGGGTCCTGCACTACACGTTGGAGCCGCCGCCCACCGTGCCTCAAAGTGGCCTGAAGAGTAGCCCGACATGA
- a CDS encoding SDR family oxidoreductase, whose protein sequence is MNTTNTLLDGLFNLRGQAALVTGGSRGIGFEIARALGGAGARVAIVARRAEWLAPAERTLREAGVACAAFPADVSDAEQVARTVAAAASAVGDLSILVNAAGRTWGAPAETMPPERWREVIEANATGAFLMCQTVGRGMIARRYGRILNVASVAGLVGSPPEILAASGYAASKGALIALTRALAVEWARHGVTVNAIAPGFIPTRMAETVIERAGQALLDRIPLGRTGTPEDLLGAVLCLVSPSGGYITGQVLAVDGGMTAA, encoded by the coding sequence ATGAACACCACGAACACCCTGCTCGATGGGCTCTTTAACCTGCGGGGTCAGGCCGCGCTCGTCACGGGCGGCTCCCGCGGCATCGGCTTTGAGATCGCACGGGCGCTCGGAGGGGCCGGCGCCCGGGTGGCCATCGTCGCGCGCCGGGCGGAGTGGTTGGCGCCCGCGGAGAGGACCCTGCGCGAAGCCGGCGTAGCCTGCGCCGCGTTCCCCGCCGACGTCTCCGACGCGGAGCAGGTTGCCCGAACCGTCGCGGCGGCCGCCTCAGCGGTGGGTGATCTCTCGATCCTCGTGAACGCCGCCGGCCGCACCTGGGGCGCACCGGCCGAGACGATGCCGCCGGAGCGATGGCGCGAGGTGATTGAGGCCAACGCCACCGGCGCCTTCCTGATGTGCCAGACGGTCGGCCGCGGCATGATAGCCCGACGCTACGGCCGCATCCTCAATGTGGCCTCCGTGGCCGGCCTCGTGGGCTCGCCGCCGGAGATCCTGGCGGCATCCGGCTACGCGGCGAGCAAGGGCGCGCTGATCGCCCTGACCCGCGCGCTGGCCGTGGAGTGGGCACGGCACGGGGTGACGGTCAACGCGATCGCGCCGGGCTTCATACCGACCCGGATGGCCGAGACCGTCATCGAGCGGGCCGGCCAGGCGCTCCTCGACCGGATCCCTCTCGGCAGAACCGGCACCCCCGAAGACCTGCTGGGTGCGGTCCTCTGCCTGGTGTCCCCGTCTGGCGGATACATCACGGGCCAGGTGCTGGCGGTGGACGGCGGGATGACGGCCGCGTAG
- a CDS encoding AMP-binding protein — protein sequence MTQPRPVLTSTVPGLFFAQASRQPARVALRRKRFGIWHRITWEEYAGQVRQVANALLSLGVARGERVGLIGENRPEWLYADVGIQAAAGATTGIYTTSSPEQTHYILEHAGCRVFIVESEEQLDKALEIRGRLPLLEHIVVMDPEGLRTFQDPTVMMWDQFLAIGQDHARRHPSALDERMAEIRPEDMAVLIYTSGTTGPPKGAILTHHNIVWTTEVLDKANPVLTDDELLSYLPLSHIAERQFSVFLPIRWGYTVNFIENVDTVMQNFVEVTPSLVFGVPRIWEKIFSVVTLRIKENDIFKRAAYWAAIGLSYRAARRRFSGRPVPTWLRAAARLGDGLVLRPLRHRLGLDRVRVAYSAGAPISPDLLLYFWALGVPMREIYGQTEDSGPTSMHQGDAVKLGTVGHPIPGVEIRIAEDGEILVRGPNVFAGYFRDPEATAAALKDGWLYSGDIGEIDAEGYLRITDRKKDLFVTSAGKNIAPQYIENKLKASPYINDAVAIGDRQRYIVALILIDEENVTKWAQDRRLPFTTYSDLAANPDVRTLIEGEVAEVNKTLSSPEQVRRFAILQKRMYAEEGDVTPTLKVKRKTIMEKYKDVIMELYRG from the coding sequence ATGACGCAGCCCCGCCCGGTTCTAACCAGCACCGTCCCCGGCCTCTTCTTTGCCCAGGCCAGCCGCCAGCCCGCGCGGGTCGCGCTGCGGAGGAAACGCTTTGGGATATGGCACCGCATCACCTGGGAGGAGTACGCCGGCCAGGTGCGCCAGGTGGCCAACGCCCTCCTGTCCCTCGGCGTGGCGCGGGGCGAGCGGGTGGGCCTGATCGGCGAGAACCGGCCGGAGTGGCTCTACGCCGACGTCGGCATCCAGGCCGCCGCCGGCGCGACGACCGGGATCTACACCACCAGCAGCCCCGAGCAGACCCACTATATCCTGGAGCATGCCGGCTGCAGGGTGTTCATCGTGGAGAGCGAGGAGCAGCTCGACAAGGCCTTGGAGATCCGCGGCCGGCTGCCCCTCCTCGAGCACATCGTGGTCATGGACCCGGAGGGCCTGCGGACGTTCCAGGACCCCACGGTTATGATGTGGGACCAGTTCCTCGCGATCGGGCAGGACCACGCGCGCCGCCACCCGTCTGCCCTGGACGAGCGCATGGCCGAGATCCGGCCCGAGGACATGGCGGTGCTCATATACACGTCCGGGACGACCGGGCCCCCGAAGGGCGCGATCCTGACCCATCACAACATCGTCTGGACCACCGAGGTTCTCGACAAGGCCAACCCGGTCCTCACCGACGATGAGCTGCTCTCCTACCTGCCGCTGTCGCACATCGCAGAGCGGCAGTTCTCGGTGTTTCTGCCGATCCGGTGGGGTTACACGGTCAACTTTATCGAGAACGTTGACACGGTCATGCAGAACTTCGTCGAGGTGACGCCCTCGCTGGTGTTCGGGGTGCCGCGGATCTGGGAGAAGATCTTCTCCGTGGTCACGCTGCGGATCAAGGAGAACGATATCTTCAAGCGGGCGGCATACTGGGCCGCGATCGGGCTTTCGTACCGGGCGGCGCGCCGGCGCTTCTCCGGCCGCCCCGTGCCTACCTGGCTACGCGCGGCCGCCCGGCTGGGCGACGGGCTGGTACTGCGTCCGCTGCGGCACCGCCTGGGCCTGGACCGAGTCCGCGTAGCGTACTCGGCCGGCGCACCGATCTCGCCGGACCTGCTGCTCTACTTCTGGGCCCTGGGCGTGCCCATGCGCGAGATCTACGGTCAGACCGAGGACTCGGGGCCGACCTCGATGCACCAGGGGGACGCGGTCAAGCTCGGCACCGTCGGCCATCCAATCCCCGGCGTCGAGATACGAATCGCCGAGGACGGAGAGATACTGGTGCGCGGCCCCAACGTCTTCGCCGGATACTTCCGCGATCCCGAGGCCACGGCGGCAGCGCTGAAGGACGGCTGGCTCTACTCAGGCGACATCGGCGAGATCGACGCGGAGGGCTACCTGCGCATTACCGACCGCAAGAAGGACCTGTTCGTAACCTCGGCGGGCAAGAACATAGCCCCCCAGTACATCGAGAACAAGCTCAAGGCGAGCCCGTACATCAACGACGCGGTCGCGATCGGCGACCGCCAGCGCTACATAGTGGCCCTGATACTGATTGACGAGGAGAACGTCACCAAGTGGGCACAGGACCGGCGCCTGCCGTTTACGACCTACAGCGACCTGGCCGCCAACCCCGACGTGCGCACGCTGATCGAAGGCGAGGTCGCGGAGGTCAACAAGACGCTCTCTTCTCCCGAGCAGGTGCGGCGCTTCGCGATCCTCCAGAAGCGAATGTACGCCGAGGAGGGCGACGTGACGCCGACGCTCAAGGTGAAGCGGAAGACGATCATGGAGAAGTACAAGGACGTGATCATGGAGCTGTATAGGGGGTAG
- a CDS encoding type II toxin-antitoxin system VapC family toxin yields the protein MKFWDASALVPLCLMESNTAAVRAILSRDPQIAAWWASPVECWSAFARLRREGVIDLAGEEAARAILLAYQRAWNEISPGEEVRRHASRLLRFHPLRAHDALQLAAALTWAGGADGSEAVILDNRLREAARLEGMAVLP from the coding sequence ATGAAGTTCTGGGACGCGTCGGCGCTGGTTCCTTTGTGCCTCATGGAGTCCAACACTGCAGCCGTCCGAGCGATCCTCTCCCGCGATCCGCAAATCGCCGCCTGGTGGGCGTCACCGGTGGAGTGCTGGTCGGCGTTCGCCCGCCTCCGGAGGGAGGGCGTCATTGATCTTGCCGGGGAGGAGGCTGCGCGAGCCATCCTGTTGGCCTATCAGCGCGCGTGGAACGAGATCTCCCCTGGGGAGGAAGTCCGCCGGCATGCGAGCCGTCTGCTCCGGTTTCACCCACTCCGCGCGCACGACGCCTTGCAGCTCGCCGCGGCGCTCACATGGGCTGGAGGGGCTGATGGCAGCGAGGCGGTGATTCTGGACAACCGGCTCCGAGAGGCCGCTCGCCTGGAGGGTATGGCGGTTCTGCCCTAG
- a CDS encoding ABC transporter ATP-binding protein, producing the protein MDALEAARAMDKPLLRVSNVETAYYGRLTVLRGVSMEVLSGQVVTILGSNGAGKSTLLKTIMGYIPDQPYKGTIEVLGRRVNGWDPEDIARLGVAYIPEGRGIFPELTVQENLRLGAYPRSDGAVAADLDAMEARFPILSGRRRQVAGTLSGGEQQMLALARALMSRPKLLLLDEPSLGLAPRIVGEVFRIIREIHAAGTAMLLIEQNARQALGVADYGYVLESGRIVLEGASTRLEADPNVQELYLGMVREESVKGFRRFKVRRRWA; encoded by the coding sequence GTGGACGCGCTGGAAGCCGCCCGCGCGATGGACAAACCGCTGCTGAGGGTCAGCAACGTCGAGACGGCGTACTACGGCCGGTTGACCGTGCTGCGCGGCGTTTCCATGGAGGTCCTCTCCGGTCAGGTGGTCACCATCCTGGGGTCCAACGGCGCGGGCAAGAGCACGCTGCTGAAAACGATAATGGGGTACATCCCCGACCAGCCCTATAAGGGCACCATCGAGGTCCTCGGACGGCGCGTCAACGGATGGGACCCCGAGGACATCGCCCGGCTGGGGGTGGCGTACATCCCTGAGGGCCGCGGCATCTTCCCGGAACTGACCGTGCAGGAAAACCTACGCCTGGGCGCCTATCCACGCAGCGACGGGGCCGTGGCCGCCGACCTCGATGCGATGGAGGCCCGCTTCCCGATACTGAGCGGGCGGCGCCGGCAGGTCGCGGGCACGCTCTCCGGCGGCGAGCAGCAGATGCTCGCCCTGGCGCGCGCGCTGATGAGCCGGCCCAAGCTGCTGCTGCTGGACGAGCCCTCGCTGGGCCTCGCCCCCCGCATCGTGGGCGAGGTGTTCCGGATCATCCGCGAGATCCACGCCGCGGGGACCGCCATGCTCCTGATCGAGCAGAACGCCCGACAGGCGCTGGGGGTCGCCGACTACGGCTACGTGCTGGAGAGCGGACGGATCGTGCTGGAGGGCGCCAGCACCCGGCTGGAGGCCGACCCGAACGTGCAGGAGCTCTACCTCGGCATGGTCCGGGAGGAGTCGGTCAAGGGCTTCCGGCGGTTCAAGGTCAGGCGGCGCTGGGCGTAG
- a CDS encoding ABC transporter ATP-binding protein produces MSAQPLLETTGLSIAFGGIAALDRVDLAVGARELVSVIGPNGAGKTTLFNCICGLYRADTGVTRFQGQPLPLRPDAVAQRGIARTFQNIELFRMSSVLDNVMLGRHLHIKTSLVDAALGTPRWKRDEVRHRRKVEEILDFLDLQATRRRRVGDLPMGQQRLVEIARALATEPILLLLDEPSSGMTAEEKADLVFRIKDIREEWGITVVLVEHDLKIVMGISDWIAVLDHGVKIAQGTPDVIQRDPAVITAYLGESA; encoded by the coding sequence ATGAGCGCGCAGCCGCTGCTGGAAACCACGGGCCTCTCGATCGCGTTCGGCGGCATCGCCGCCCTCGACCGCGTGGACTTAGCCGTGGGCGCGCGCGAGTTGGTTTCGGTGATCGGCCCCAACGGCGCCGGCAAGACAACGCTCTTCAACTGCATCTGCGGCCTTTACAGGGCGGACACCGGGGTAACACGGTTCCAGGGCCAGCCGCTGCCGTTGCGCCCAGACGCAGTGGCCCAGCGCGGCATCGCCCGCACGTTTCAGAACATCGAGCTTTTTCGCATGAGTTCCGTGCTCGACAACGTTATGCTGGGACGGCACCTGCACATAAAGACGTCGCTCGTGGACGCCGCGCTGGGCACGCCGCGGTGGAAGCGGGATGAGGTGCGGCACCGCCGCAAGGTCGAGGAGATCCTGGACTTCCTCGATCTCCAGGCGACCCGCCGGCGCCGCGTGGGAGATCTTCCCATGGGCCAGCAGCGCCTGGTCGAGATAGCCCGCGCGCTGGCCACGGAACCAATCCTCCTGCTGCTCGACGAACCCTCATCGGGCATGACCGCGGAGGAGAAAGCCGATCTGGTCTTCCGGATCAAGGACATCCGGGAGGAATGGGGCATCACGGTCGTGCTGGTGGAGCACGACCTGAAGATCGTCATGGGAATCTCGGACTGGATCGCGGTGCTCGACCACGGGGTGAAAATAGCGCAGGGCACGCCGGATGTGATCCAGCGCGATCCGGCCGTGATAACCGCCTACCTGGGGGAGAGCGCGTAG